CTTTAAAAATCGGCTCAAAAAGATCAATATCAAAGTTTGTTGACTTGCCTTGAATAACGGCAGCTAAGCGTTCTAGACCCATGCCAGTATCAATATTTTTATTCGGTAATGGCTCAAGCTCTCCGCCTTCTTTGCGATTAAATTGCGTAAAAACAAGATTCCATATTTCAGCGAAACGTCCACAATCACAGCTTGGATCGCAATCAGGGCGTTTGCAGCCCACTTTAGGGCCGTAATCAAAGAAAATTTCTGAGCAGGGTCCACATGGTCCATTTGGCCCATTTTTCTTAGCGTCAGATGGCCAGAAATTGCTTTTGTCTCCCAGCGCAACAACTTTTTTTGGATCAATTTTAATTTTATTAATCCAGATATCCTTGGCCTCGCTATCGTCTTTGTAAATAGAGACCCAAAGCCGATCCTTTTCAAGCTTAACAACTTCGGTTAAGAATTCCCATGCCCAGGCAATGGCTTCTTTTTTAAAATAATCGCCAAAAGAAAAGTTGCCTAACATTTCAAAGAATGTATGATGAAACGCTGTTTTTCCAACTTCGGTTAAATCATCTGTGCGTAAGCATTTTTGAGATGTTGTAGCCCTGGTAAACTCATCAATTTGTCCTAAAAATTGTTTTTTAAACTGCTGCATCCCTGCGGTTGTAAAAAGAACAGTCGGGTCTTCCTTAGGCACAAGCGAATCGCTTGTCACGATGGTATGTTTTTTGGAGGCAAAAAAGCTTAAGAATTTCTGTCTGATTTCTTTTGTTGTCATAACGCTTTAATTTCTTTTAGTACGGCATCCATGGAGAACCCTCGACGGAGAAGAAAGCCGTAAATACGTCTTTGTGCTACAGAGCGCTCTAGACTCGTATATCGTTTTATTCGTTGCTGTGTTAATTCATGGATCATTGAAGCGGGTGAATAGTTTTTTTCAATATCACAAGCTTGCTTTTCAATAATATTTGGCGAGATCCCCTTTTGTCTAAGTTCTAAAATAATGCGTCTTTTGCCAAATCCTTTATTGATACGTGAACGAACCCAGTTTTTTGCAAAATCTATATCGTTGATTAACCCGATTCGTTTAAATTCTTTAATAACTACAGAGATGATTCTTGAAGAAAATTTTTTTTGTTTTAAACGCAACCTCAGTTCTTGTTCGCTACGAGTGCGTACTTTTAAAAGCCGATAGCTAGCGGTTTTAGCCTTTACAAGTTCTTTGTTGAAATCGTTGATGCCCATAAAAAAGGTTTATCCTGCTAGAAAAATTTACTTATTTTAGCTTTCTAAAAATTTTATTTCTAACGGGTTTATTTTTTTTCTTTTATTTTCTCGAGAACTTTTTTCTCGATTTGGGCAAATGTTTTTGGATTTTCTCTTAAAAATGCCCTGGCGCTTTCTCGACCTTGGCCGATTTTTTCTTCCCCATACGAAAACCATGAGCCGGCTTTATTGATGATATCATGCTCAATACCAAGATCTAGCACATCGCTTGTTCTCGAGATTCCTTCATTAAAATGAATTTCAAATAGTGCTTCACGAAATGGTGGGGCGACCTTGTTTTTGACGATTTTGGCTCGAACGCGGCTACCGATGATCTCGTCGCCTTTTTTAAGTGTTTCAATTTTTCTTAAATCAATGCGCACAGACGAATAAAATTTTAGCGCACGTCCACCCGTTGTTGTTTCTGGAGAACCAAACATAACGCCGATTTTCATACGGATTTGATTGATGAATATAACGCATGTCTTTGATTTGCTAATCGACCCGGTTAGCTTGCGCAGCGCTTGAGACATCAAACGGGCTTGTAAGCCCATATGAGAATCTCCCATATCGCCTTCAATTTCTGCTCTTGGGGTAAGTGCGGCAACAGAGTCAACAACAACTAAATCAACGGCATTGGATCGAACTAATGTTTCGGCAATTTCCAGTGCTTGTTCGCCTGTATCTGGCTGGGAAATCAAAAGATCATCTAAATTAACTCCTAATAGTTTTGCGTATGAAGCGTCAAATGCGTGTTCAGCATCGATAAATGCAGCCACGCCACCTCTTTTTTGGATTTCGCTAATAATGCTAAGAGTTAATGTTGTTTTTCCGGAAGATTCTGGACCATATATTTCAATGACGCGTCCTTTGGGAACACCGCCTACTCCTAGCGCTGTGTCTAAGGTGATTGATCCCGTTGGAATTGATTCGATATTTAGGACGGTGTCTTGCCCGAGCTTCATGATCGATCCTTTGCCAAATTGCTTTTCAATTTGGGCTAAAGCAAGGTCTAGGGCTTTTAGCTTGTTTGCGCTTGCAGTTGTGTCCTGTTTCTTTTCGTCTTTCATACAATCTCCTATTCTATGGTTTTGGCGACAGCATTTTCACGTTTTTGTCTAAGAAATATTTATTTACTCGAGGTGCTTTTTAAAACTCTAAACCGAAGATCCTGAATAAACAATATACAAAATCCAAATTACAAACAATAGACAATTAAGAAAACAGACAATAAGCAAAATCCCAAATTCAAACTTCCAAATAAATTCCAAATCCAAAATCACAAAATCAACTTTTATTAATAGATGCCTTTGAAAATTTCAACGTTCTTTCTTCTAGGTTATAAGGCTTTTCCATTGTTTATTGTCTATTGTAATTTGTTTGTCATTTGTCTATTGTCATTTGTCTATTTTTAAAATGTGCTTTGATTCTTGATTTTTGGATTTGTTTTGGTTTTTGGTTCTTGGATCTTGATTTTATGTTCATTTTATTGTAATTCGTTTTAGGATTTTCTTCTTATCTTACTTTTTGTGCAAGAGATGAATTATACATGAGCTTTGGATGATTGTCAATTGTTTCGACTTTGAGGAAAGTATTGCAAATCATTTTGTTTCAGCAGGTTATGTCCCTTATCTGATTTGCACAAGTATACTATTAATATATTTATGTATTAATAATGAAGTTCGCGAAAGCAACGACGCCAATGGCAGCAGTATCAACTTTGAGAGTGGTTTTTCCTAAAGAAATTGGGATGCAGTGAGATTTTATAGCGAGAGCAATTTCATCAGGTGTAAAATCTCCTTCCGGCCCGATAAAGAAAACAATCTTTTTCTTTAATTTTAAATCTTTGGTTATAGCATTTCTTAGTTCTTGCCTTTTGCCTCCTAAAGAGCCAATAAATCCAATGCAGTTTTCTTCAAGATGTTTTAGTGCATCGTTTAAAGTGCTAATTCGGTGAATTTTAGGAAGGATATTTCGTTTGGATTGTTTGGAAGCATTGATGCAAACGCTTTGGAATCGTTTTAGTTTTTTTTCTGATTTTTCGTCTGAGAGCTTGATTTCAGTTCGTTTTGTTTTTAAAGGAATAATTTCATCAACTCCAAGCTCTGTACACTTCTCAATAATTGTTTCAAATTTGGATTTCTTAGGGATTGCACAAGCAAGAACAATGCATGTTTTTTGGGCTTGCTCTGTTTTTTTAGAGAGAATTTTAACTTCAATAGATTCTTTTGATATTTTCAGGATTTCTCCGGAAGCTTCGGTCCCTTGACCGTTAAACAAAGTAATATTTGCTCCTTTTTTTAAGCGTAAGACATCGATAAGATGATGGATTTCGTCTTTATTTAAAAGGGTAATATTTTTCTGGTTTTTGGTAAGGTGTGAGCAATAAAAACGGTGTTGTGACATTCTTACATGTAGGTGACTTATTTTGAGTTAGTAATAAATAAAATAAAGCTACTGACGATTCAATTAGATTTATTCTTTTATTTTAAAGGTAGTTTTTTAACTGGTTCTGGTTTTGGTTCTGGCTCTGGCGTTGGTTCTGAGGTCGCAGTAACATCTGTGCTTGTGCCAGTGTCTTGTATTTCTGTTTCGTTCGTTGTTGTTGACATGCTGATTTCTTGACATCCACCTCCCTGGCATACAAGATCTCCATCGGCAGTGATTCGCAAAGAATAGCTGTTGTCGTCTCGCTGTAAAGTTGCAACCCGAGTTGTGTTCGAGCTGACTACTAAAGGTTTAAACCCAGTAAGAGCACTTACGGCGATATCAAGATCTGCTAAATTTGATGCATAATTATTGTTGTTATCGATAGAATATCTCCTTTGCGACATGTAGACGGTTTTTAGTGTGTTTTTTGCTGTGTTAGCTCGTTGGTTTTCGATTGCGTTTGTGAACGCTGGAATAGCGACTGTGGCAAAAATGCTTGCAGTGACAATGAAAATACCTGTTTCCAGCAAAGTAAATCCAGATAGGGATCCTATTCTTTTGTTGATTTTCTTTAGAAATAATGACTTTTTCATACAGCCTCCTTGTGCAAGTACTTTATACTTCTTTTTCTACTTAAAGTATAGCATTGGTATTAGTAAATTGCTAAAAGATATTGTTAAATATTCTTATTTTTATGAAAAATGGACCGAGGGGGAGTCGAACCCCCGACCTTCTGATTGCGAACCAGA
This sequence is a window from Candidatus Omnitrophota bacterium. Protein-coding genes within it:
- a CDS encoding regulatory protein RecX, which gives rise to MGINDFNKELVKAKTASYRLLKVRTRSEQELRLRLKQKKFSSRIISVVIKEFKRIGLINDIDFAKNWVRSRINKGFGKRRIILELRQKGISPNIIEKQACDIEKNYSPASMIHELTQQRIKRYTSLERSVAQRRIYGFLLRRGFSMDAVLKEIKAL
- the recA gene encoding recombinase RecA — translated: MKDEKKQDTTASANKLKALDLALAQIEKQFGKGSIMKLGQDTVLNIESIPTGSITLDTALGVGGVPKGRVIEIYGPESSGKTTLTLSIISEIQKRGGVAAFIDAEHAFDASYAKLLGVNLDDLLISQPDTGEQALEIAETLVRSNAVDLVVVDSVAALTPRAEIEGDMGDSHMGLQARLMSQALRKLTGSISKSKTCVIFINQIRMKIGVMFGSPETTTGGRALKFYSSVRIDLRKIETLKKGDEIIGSRVRAKIVKNKVAPPFREALFEIHFNEGISRTSDVLDLGIEHDIINKAGSWFSYGEEKIGQGRESARAFLRENPKTFAQIEKKVLEKIKEKK
- a CDS encoding RsmE family RNA methyltransferase — encoded protein: MSQHRFYCSHLTKNQKNITLLNKDEIHHLIDVLRLKKGANITLFNGQGTEASGEILKISKESIEVKILSKKTEQAQKTCIVLACAIPKKSKFETIIEKCTELGVDEIIPLKTKRTEIKLSDEKSEKKLKRFQSVCINASKQSKRNILPKIHRISTLNDALKHLEENCIGFIGSLGGKRQELRNAITKDLKLKKKIVFFIGPEGDFTPDEIALAIKSHCIPISLGKTTLKVDTAAIGVVAFANFIINT